The Cucurbita pepo subsp. pepo cultivar mu-cu-16 chromosome LG05, ASM280686v2, whole genome shotgun sequence nucleotide sequence TGGACCCACCTCTCTCACCACATCACATGCCCCTCCTCCCACCGACCTTCTTTCCtgtattattttcaatttttttttgccacGTCAACCTCCTCTTATAACTTACGTGGAatctattaatatttaaattttatttatatgccCAAAATCTCAAGataaaactaacaaaaataataaaatttaaaacaagattataagttatcatttatttaaaaattattaaattttaaaaggtttaagaatattttttttaacggtTTTCatactaatattaaaaaataaataaaaaatttataagttcgaatgtattttttaaacaaatagtaaccatttatatctaaaatatttttaattttaggatattattgttttagcatgtattttctttaatttagtttaaaaaaacatcaaaatttaaaaaaataaaaaaataaatggtaaataataggaaactaattaattattaacaGAGCGAtaacattcaaatttttaatctttgaaTTCATATGCTAATTATTGTTACACGtttaaataatacaatttttaatagattaaaATTCATTGATGTggttattaattaaataaataaataaaatacattttttatgttCCACGTGTGAATCAAATTAGATTAGAACAATTAATTTGACACGTCATCGAACAGCATGGAACCACACGAAGGTCAACTCCTAAcccttaatttattatttttgttatatattattaatataattaatgttttttctttttattttttcaaataagtAATTACCATAAATATTTGGTTTTATAATTGTGGCTGTtttcctaaattaaaaaaaaaaaaaaaaaaaaaaaNggttatcatttaaaataaataataataataataaattagtttaatatttatggatgaaataaattttaatagagTTTATGTTGGGTTCAACCGTTATTTTTAATGtagctaaattattaaataatttaacgaatttaattttcattcactaaaaattttttaacaaaattatttaacacCTGTTAACTcattaattacataaatatattcaataattaaatgataTCTAGAAATAAGTAATTTCGAAGTAAAATATCGAAAATCATGTAAAAAATATGAGTTTagcttatttatatttattattatttaacaaaatgtTTAACTGGACCGCttcgaaaatgaaaattgtatataattaaataggaaGAGAACGTAGAATATTTTaaaggaatttttatttttacttttaaaaagaaatagggTGAGTTAGGTAATTATATTAATGAGGTAACAacataattaaatgtatataatGTAATATGATCAAccatatattatattgattAGCTACACATTTTATAACTTGCTTTAATGGCATAATGTTtaggtaaagaaaaaaatatagcaCAAAGTTTGagttgaaaggaaaagaaaaaggtaattAATAAGGTTGGTAAGATCTATACTATAGTCCATGATTTAGTGAGAGAAAAATATGACTtagagagaacaaaaaaataaaaagagaattattttttttttaatttttaattttttaattttattgttgttgggttagtttttttttttaaatttgaattgataatattttttaaaaaattaataatatttaacgtttgtaatTGATGAAGTGATGTGTTCTAAATGTTtgatatgagattttagttattgatGTAATTGtatattgaataattaaaaattttaaaataatttagaaaaagaacaacGAGAACCCTCTCAACACTACCTACTTAACCCAAATCGAAAATagaaggttgggttgggttgggttgggttaggttgtcAATTCTATTCGGGTTATTCAGGTCATTAATCGAACTAAcctgaaatttcaattaaGTCTAAAAGAGTTTTCTAACCTAATCTATGTGCACGGGATATGatgttttggttttgataACTTCTTTATTACCATGAGTGATGGTGATGGTGATAGTGATggtgaatatattttttaaatctccaatttttttaaaaaatttattcttttaatgttAGCGAGAAAAGGTagaaagttgaaaaagaaaaacaaaagatatttAGCGAGTGTTTGCAAGCACGGTTTTGAGTTCGGGTGAGTTTGACTTCGAAATCCTAACTCGTGTTTGAGGCAAAGGATTGGGTACCTTGGGTTCCACCCCGCCCTCCAAATCCATTCTAAAACCatgttttctctttctttcataaatttttcacGTCTTAATATAAAACCTAATAAACATATAAttccacaatttttttttttaaaaaaaaaaatcggatGATTTTCAACTTTCTCGTGTTGGAACAGAATATTTACAAAATCGTTGTAAGATCAAACATTATTccctaaaatttatttgagattAGTCTTTTTCTTCCTAAGCAAGTTTTTGAGAAGGTTTGACTTAgttgttcgttttttttttcctttcagaatcatatcaatcaattttgatttttttcgaTCGAACAAAGTagagaaatattttcattGGCATTGAAAAAGTATAACCTACGCAATGAAAAAGGAACCACGAACCACGAACCGCAGTTGCCAATaccttgaaattttgatataaaaattaaattatcaaatcGTTTTCCACTTGAGATAAggtggaaaataaatattgaagaaaattgCAAAGAAGATATGTGATGTTTTCTCTACCACTTGATCTTCCCCTCAATTATTTCGTCATGTTTTTTTCTAACATTatccaattatatatatatgtatatattatatatatgtatacatatatgtgtatatatatatatgtatattatatatatatatattatatgtatacatatatattacaaTCTGAATTTTTTAGTGAatagactaaaaaaaatagactaaaataaaagggttgaatgaaaattaaaaacttctaaatttattttatcttaaagTATGAAGcgagataaaaagaaaaaaaaaaaaaagacgagTCCACATTCGCTATTAAGAAGATCGTAATCCCTGCCTTGTGGTCCGTCAAGAGAAAGGGTACGACCATTCTTAGTAGGGAATAAACCAGTCCTAGATTCAAAAGGTGTAGTTAACCAAGTGAACTTCCTTTTTCTATGGACGGCTTATTTTGCCGTCAAAGTACCTATGGTACCCGTTCATATTTCTTTGGTATCCATTCATATTTGGACTAAGTAGCCAAAATCGGGTTATAAATTCATCTCCATTAttatataatcttaaaataaaaagaacattatTATGCAATcttaaaaagaagaacaaaattagACGGTTAATTCTCAAGGTAGACATTATTATACTATCGTAAAAGGTCATGATTTCTGACATAGTATTTCTTCTACTCCGAAGAGAAAATCGAGTTTTAGTTAAAGGGAAAGCTATATATGAAGGACAACATCATGAACCATTGTGAAGGTCCGTGATTCTAAGCACTCGACCGAGTCCACAAACAATTATAAGAAACCCACAATGTTGGACAATAAATTACACACaaggaggaaagaaaagaatccaAGTATGAACAGAGGGGTATTATTTAGAAGAATGGGAGTGGGCAGCTGCTTTTACAAGAGTGGTGGGCTTGAAAGCACTTTTTGGGTTTAGAGCCTTTCTGATCTTCAAAACAGCCCACGCTGTTCCAATCGCATGCCCTGCTGCGCCAAGCCCTTCATTCGTTGCTTGGGCTGCTTGATCTCCATATCTGTGGATCAGATTATTAAGAACATAACACACTAAATTCTCCACCAAGATGGGAGTTTCCAGTGGCGTACCTGTCTGAAACAAGGCCTGTGGTCACAACGGCTGTGGTTGACATCACATTCTTCCCTGCTACTTCAACTGCATCGCATACCTTGTCtgttcatcatcatacaaGATTCATAATCAGTAAACCACTTCAGGGTTCGTTTTCAGATATGACATGATCTAATCAAATGCGTGTGTATTAATGAAATCGGATAGCAGATGTTGGGGTTTAGGCACTCGAGGCCAAACCCATCACGACGGATTGAACTGGGTCGGTTTGGATCATTGAATGTAGTTCCACTCGTTCAATATCTGTTGTTTGAGCCCATTTTCAACTTCTCCTAAACTGATAAGTTGATTGGAGCCCAACAGTTGTTTCATGAGTTTTACATCTCAGACTAGTAGTGAAGTGACATTTGTAGCTAACATCTCCGACAGGTAGTTAAATGACATTTGTAGCTAAAAGAAAGGCCTACCAGTGTCGAGTAGTTAAAtgacgtgttgtccatggcgGATACCCCATTCCAAATCCCTTTTACATGCTTCCATCTTAGATAGGTCCTTAATACTTCTGTTGTATTAATGTGATGTGCATGACCGGTTACCATAACCATGTCTACACGCACCAGGGCCCCAAAATATATTAGAGGGAAATGTGACTAGTGGTTAATTTTTCCTACCCGAGTTATATGATATATAAGCTATgatgtttctttctttacttataGCTATATAACGACTCTCAAACTTTTTGAGACCTTGCTTTCAAACTCCCTTTCAAATCTATTTCCTCctcacattttctaaaacatttctgGCAAACGTAACTCGAGACTCGAGCATACGCCCCGATATTATCTCGAAGTCTGAATTTCCCACTGCTGACTTGTTCACTAAGTTAGAACAAATGCCGCACCATCGCTATCCCACTGCCGCAAGAGCGCGATTGTGACACCCCACACGCTAACATAGAAAGAGATTCTCCTAACGAGCTATTCCATGCCTAATCCCAGTTTCGATTAAAGAGCAAAGTAGGCTATAGATCTTACACCAACCCATTACGCCATAACCCCATAATTCATCAAGGTTGATCCCGAAGATCAGACTCTTGATAACAACTTAAGCACTAATCCATACCAACCAAGTTCCTATATTCTATGGTAATCAAGAGACTTCAGCTTGATGAAGATACAGATAACAGCAATCTCAAGCAATAATTCAAGTCATAAGTTACGAGAACAAGTAAAGGGATGAGAGTTGAAGAGCTTACTGAATCCATCCAATGAAGCAAGGACAATTTCTCCAGGTAGAAGGCTGAAGAACTTCTTCCCAACTTTGGAGTTCACTATTGAACTTGTGAAGAATCCAGACACCTTCACAACCCCAGAAAGTATTCCAGTCGCCACTTTCTCCGTCATCTTCGTTAGCTTCTTTACACTGAAACAGAACCACAAGAACACCATAATCCCATCAATTTCCAGTTCTTCATTACTTCAATCTCTAAACTACGATCATTTTCAGTGCGTAATTACAATGAAAAAGGGGTAAAACAATTGCAAACCTCTTAATACTTCTCATGGCGGCTGGACTGATCTCTGCATCAGAACGAGGCCCCATTCGTTTCTTCATGAACTCATTGCCCCAATTCAACCTATCCACAGTAACATCCCCACACCACAGAATTCCCTTAATCACCTGTCCAGAACCCGCCGCAATCAGCCTCGCAGCCTTCCCACTGTAATCGTCAACGTTGGGAGCCAACGTCGTCCAATAAGCCGCCGATCTCTCTTCCAGTAActccttcttctcctccgATGCGGCCATATCCTCCGGCGAAATTTCCCTAGCCACTGACCCATCCAGAACCTCCCATTTCCCCGATCCCTTCACCGCCTGCACAGAAAAACAACTGTACTGATCCAAAATCCGATCCAACTCCTTCAATAGCTCCTCCTGCCCCTTCGACGCGACGGTCAGACCGTAGTTCAACATTTCGGGCACTGAATCGTGATTTTCCAACGATCCATTAGGGGGAACGCTGAGAGTAAAGAAGTAGTGAGAATCGTCAAGTTTCACGGAGGGCTcatctttagccaatggccaCTGAAGTTCATCCCCAACACGAGCGAGTACGGCAACGACGTTATTCCCCTGGTTGAGACCGACGATCGAGAACTCACCAGAAGCGAGTTCAACGCTGTTTTGTTTTTCGATCAAGTGGACTATAACGCCCGGAATTTTGACGAGGACTTGCTCAAAGGAATCATGGTGTTTTTGATCGGAAACAGGGGCGTCTTCTTCGGGGAAGAGATTCTCGGCGAGGTCTTTCATGTCGACGGCGGGATAGAGGGAAGgtgctgaagaagaagaagaagacatggATGGATTCAGAAGTGTTTAGAAATGATCGGAATGAAGATTGATCGATCACCGGAGAAGAGAGTTGCAGATATTTATGAGAGGGAAATCGTAGGAAGGAAGGAAATACAGAGCGTGTCGGTTAGCATACAGAGCGCGTGGCATTCGTCGAGGTTGCCGCGTAGAACTCGCGGTCTTCTTCTACTTACTTCTTCGTTCTTTCCTCTTTCAGTTTTAAGccaaaaattgtttttttttaatggtaaaAATTAAGAGGATAATTAATCtttagtaaaataataaatttttataacaaGTTTAGTCTTTTCTAAGtacccatttattttttaattttactttcaaaaaaaatatttatatattttagaagaGACAATAATATATTCGATACATAATGTTGGACAAAAATCAACTTTATAGTGTCTAAAATAATTTCACGGCAATAtagaattttgtttgaattaaatctgttttggcttgttacatattgtcgtcagtctcacggttttaaaaaacgtctactagggagaaatttCTACACCATCATAAGGAATGTCTCATTTCTCACCCCaagtgagatctcataatccacccctttaaAGCTagcgtctttgttggcacaccccctcatgtttgactctgataccatttgtaatagatattgtttgctttagcccgttacctATTGTCCTcaccattttaaaatgtttctaataaaaaaatgtttccactgataccatttgtaatagatattgtttgctttagccCGTCACCTATTGTCCTcaccattttaaaatgtttctaataaaaaaatgtttccacactcttgaaGGAAGACTTAGTTTCTCTCTGatatatgtgagatctcacaatcacaTTGATATGGAAGAGagataaaaaaggaaaagaatcaTTGGAGAAAACAAGCTCATACTCATCCTTAAGATAGACACAAACTTATCAGTGACAAgctttgagagagaaaaatctacaaaaaaaaaaaaaaaNGATGCTACAATGGTAAAACTCGAGATCACGAGGAGAAGAAATCATTCAAAAATGAGATGACGGTGTACATAAATGAGATCACGATGGACGGTAGGACGAAGACTATCTAAGGCAGTAAGTGGTCACAACTTGTGAAGCAGGCACAATCAGTAACAAGGGAAGTGGGACAACAAGAGGGAAATACGAAGTCGAGAGATAGAAAAACTGAAGGCTAGTTTAGGTCGATTCCTAGGGCTACACGAGACGACActtaaataatcattttaatttaattttatacttttaaaacatcaaattataaaaagaaaaaagaaagtaaaattacaaaatctGAAATTAATGTTCATATAaggaaatattttccttttgtgaAACCCCCAAAGGGTCTTCTTCTATAACAGCAAACCAAGAACAGAGAGATTTTACAGCGATTGAATCAAATGGGTAGAAGAAATCGAGCACGTCCTAGAAGAAGAACACCTTCGATCCAAGAAGTTTGGGCTTCCAATTTCGATCATGAAATCCTCCGCCTCGAACGCTGCCTTCAAGCTAACCATATCCTATCCATCGACACCGAATTTCCTGGGTGCATTAGGAGCACCCCATGGGGCTCGATCGATGAACGCGTCTACGAAGATCTCCGATTCAACGTGAACCAAACCAAGTTAATTCAACTGGGTTTAACAGCTTCTGATGAATCTGGGCAAGTCGCCGGCTCATGGGAGTTCAACTTCTCCGATTTCGACCATCAAATCGACACTCAAAATCCTTCATCGATTTCGTTTCTGGAACAGAACGGTCTCGATTTTGCGAAGCTCAAGAAACAGGGGATCCCCTTAAGCCTATTCACTCTAAAATTCTCGCGTATCATACGAAGAAGCCGTGTTCGTAAATGGGTCACATTCCATGGATTATACGATATTGGGTATCTTGTGAAGGCGATGGGGGTAGCCGAGGAGTTGCCGGAATCAATGGAGGAATTTGCAGAGATGGTGGCGCGTGGAGTTGGGGTTGTGAGGGATTTGAAGGAGGTGGCTCGGTGGTGCGAAGGGCTGGAACAGGGGAAGGTTGGGCTTGAGAGACTTGGGGAATTGCTGGGCGAGAAGAGGTTTGGGATGAAGCACCATGCTGGTTCGGACAGCTTGTTGACTGCTTTTGTGCATGCGAAGATGGCGCGGTGGCTCGGTTTGGAATCAGGGTGTATGACGGCCATTTGTATGGGCTTCAGAACAAGTTCAAGGACATGAACGTGAATCAGAGGATCATGTTTGGGCAGATTTGTTGTTCGTTGTGGGATTATGAATGATTTCTATGAGTTTTTGTTTATCATTATGGAGTAGTTTTAAGTCGATCTCGGTGTAAGTTGAGAAAATCTTCtgaatgaatttgaaattttagttgtATTGATTTGATCGTACAACATGTTCAAAGTCTAATTAGATTTGGATGTAACCTTATTCTCGAATTGGTGCCTCGAATAAAACATACATGGAATCAACAGAGAAAGGTCTGATCACAAATGATAAGGAAATCAGTCCaatagctctaataccacatGATAACGAATCAAACTATAAAACTCTCGCaccaaataataagaaatcaCTACAACGGGACAACGGGagtaagattcaaattaacttgttgatcgaatatctcaagacaagaacacgGGTTTGAAATCTGAATCACTTCATAAACAAGACTTATCCTGTCAA carries:
- the LOC111795144 gene encoding putative CCR4-associated factor 1 homolog 8 is translated as MGRRNRARPRRRTPSIQEVWASNFDHEILRLERCLQANHILSIDTEFPGCIRSTPWGSIDERVYEDLRFNVNQTKLIQLGLTASDESGQVAGSWEFNFSDFDHQIDTQNPSSISFLEQNGLDFAKLKKQGIPLSLFTLKFSRIIRRSRVRKWVTFHGLYDIGYLVKAMGVAEELPESMEEFAEMVARGVGVVRDLKEVARWCEGLEQGKVGLERLGELLGEKRFGMKHHAGSDSLLTAFVHAKMARWLGLESGCMTAICMGFRTSSRT
- the LOC111795606 gene encoding protein EARLY-RESPONSIVE TO DEHYDRATION 7, chloroplastic-like gives rise to the protein MSSSSSSAPSLYPAVDMKDLAENLFPEEDAPVSDQKHHDSFEQVLVKIPGVIVHLIEKQNSVELASGEFSIVGLNQGNNVVAVLARVGDELQWPLAKDEPSVKLDDSHYFFTLSVPPNGSLENHDSVPEMLNYGLTVASKGQEELLKELDRILDQYSCFSVQAVKGSGKWEVLDGSVAREISPEDMAASEEKKELLEERSAAYWTTLAPNVDDYSGKAARLIAAGSGQVIKGILWCGDVTVDRLNWGNEFMKKRMGPRSDAEISPAAMRSIKSVKKLTKMTEKVATGILSGVVKVSGFFTSSIVNSKVGKKFFSLLPGEIVLASLDGFNKVCDAVEVAGKNVMSTTAVVTTGLVSDRYGDQAAQATNEGLGAAGHAIGTAWAVLKIRKALNPKSAFKPTTLVKAAAHSHSSK